The following proteins are co-located in the Clostridiales bacterium genome:
- a CDS encoding sigma-54-dependent Fis family transcriptional regulator — translation MKNDTKTIQMLDITPLSRYNPDNRRGMKMIKINDTFGLSRVVEPKAAVPVTAWRLDNSREIKPWECRISLRLIHLERDCFQQFCNECGDDETKIIAKILDVIHRRGKLHNPFTNTAGQFLGIIEEMGSEYAKHSRFREGDEISCLTTMTALPIHIDKIHKIDYNFGELTVSGYGIIFMDSPLTAIPPEIQPDYTMVAFDEAANLYNIYTASQRGMRFLLIGKDLLSSIIYVSAIKKSAGEDCYITVLLDEDGIGSLTPSQVARELAFWVDSSYIVDVTQPIPAAETILGQEKEPYDMTINGEDLPGSEVLSVILTRHKGKLYFTSLKNNISQSNLIAESMGKELETYVLNQFVAGIEEQFVFELLSSVSQDLERLAEIYRTQAKGVGRTRKKGIAAAAFKAGKADEFIFGSPATEALLGEVLNISEYDCNVILQGETGTGKEKILEIIHKNSQRKNKPCIKINCATIQENLAESEFFGYEGGSFTGAQASGKKGYFELANGGILFLDEVGALSLNLQSKLLRVLQENQFYRVGGISPINVNVRVICANNVPLRQLVEQGQFREDLYYRLNIYTVTVPPLRERREDIVALAKAFLEQFCKRYGIDKEFDAAALTKLAVYDWPGNVRELENLVHRIVISIREYIVQGEDVETMLNETIYEDLVFNLKRSMKAAVSLDFNKIIEQQEIQLIDYALKKFGSTRKAAEFLNMSQPQLMRKKQKYDL, via the coding sequence ATGAAAAATGATACGAAAACGATTCAAATGCTGGACATTACTCCCCTTTCCCGATATAATCCAGATAATAGGAGAGGAATGAAAATGATAAAAATAAATGATACCTTTGGTCTAAGCCGGGTGGTTGAACCAAAAGCCGCAGTTCCCGTGACTGCATGGAGGTTGGATAACAGCAGAGAGATTAAGCCTTGGGAGTGCAGGATATCACTGAGGCTGATCCATTTGGAGCGAGATTGTTTCCAGCAGTTTTGCAACGAGTGCGGAGACGATGAAACAAAGATTATTGCAAAGATCCTGGATGTGATCCATCGCCGCGGCAAACTTCATAACCCTTTTACCAATACAGCAGGGCAATTTCTTGGCATTATCGAAGAGATGGGGAGCGAGTATGCGAAGCATTCAAGATTTCGAGAAGGAGATGAGATCTCCTGTCTGACGACCATGACTGCATTGCCCATTCATATCGATAAAATTCATAAGATTGATTATAATTTTGGAGAACTTACGGTATCGGGATACGGTATTATTTTTATGGATTCTCCTCTGACGGCAATTCCTCCGGAAATTCAGCCTGATTATACCATGGTAGCTTTTGATGAAGCTGCTAACCTCTATAATATTTATACTGCAAGTCAAAGGGGGATGCGGTTTCTTCTCATAGGCAAAGATTTGCTATCCAGTATCATTTACGTGTCTGCCATCAAAAAGTCTGCAGGAGAAGACTGCTATATTACGGTTCTTCTGGATGAAGACGGTATCGGAAGCCTTACTCCTTCACAAGTGGCCCGGGAATTGGCCTTTTGGGTGGACTCCTCCTATATTGTTGATGTGACACAGCCGATTCCGGCAGCGGAAACCATATTGGGACAGGAGAAGGAGCCCTATGACATGACCATCAACGGAGAGGATCTTCCCGGATCTGAGGTGCTCAGCGTGATACTTACGCGCCACAAAGGAAAGCTGTATTTCACCAGCTTGAAGAATAATATCAGCCAGTCCAACCTCATAGCGGAAAGTATGGGCAAAGAACTGGAGACCTATGTGCTAAACCAGTTCGTTGCAGGAATCGAGGAACAATTTGTCTTCGAGCTTCTAAGCTCTGTTTCACAGGATCTGGAGCGGCTGGCGGAAATCTACCGAACCCAGGCCAAAGGTGTAGGGCGAACACGAAAGAAAGGGATCGCAGCAGCGGCCTTTAAGGCAGGAAAAGCCGATGAGTTTATCTTTGGAAGTCCGGCAACGGAGGCTTTACTCGGTGAAGTTCTTAATATTTCGGAGTATGACTGTAATGTAATCCTTCAGGGAGAAACGGGAACGGGAAAGGAGAAAATTCTCGAGATCATCCATAAAAACAGTCAACGAAAAAATAAACCGTGCATTAAAATTAATTGTGCTACGATTCAGGAAAACCTTGCGGAGAGTGAATTCTTCGGCTATGAAGGCGGTTCCTTCACCGGGGCCCAGGCGTCCGGGAAAAAGGGATATTTTGAACTGGCAAACGGCGGAATCCTTTTTCTTGATGAGGTGGGCGCCCTGTCGCTGAACCTCCAATCCAAGCTGCTTAGAGTTCTGCAGGAAAACCAGTTTTACCGAGTCGGTGGGATTTCGCCCATCAATGTCAATGTGCGCGTAATCTGCGCAAATAATGTGCCGCTGAGGCAGCTTGTAGAGCAGGGACAATTCCGGGAAGATCTTTACTACCGCCTCAATATCTATACGGTGACCGTGCCGCCGCTGAGAGAGCGGAGAGAGGATATTGTCGCTTTGGCCAAAGCTTTTCTGGAGCAATTTTGCAAGCGCTATGGTATTGATAAGGAGTTTGACGCTGCGGCACTGACAAAGCTCGCTGTCTATGATTGGCCGGGTAATGTAAGAGAGCTTGAAAATCTGGTACATCGGATTGTCATCAGCATTCGTGAGTACATTGTCCAAGGGGAGGACGTGGAAACCATGCTGAATGAAACGATTTATGAGGATCTGGTATTTAACTTGAAGCGCAGCATGAAAGCCGCTGTTTCTTTAGACTTTAATAAGATTATAGAGCAGCAGGAGATTCAGCTCATCGATTATGCTTTGAAAAAATTTGGGAGCACGAGAAAAGCGGCTGAGTTTTTAAACATGTCGCAGCCTCAGCTGATGCGGAAAAAACAGAAGTATGATCTTTAG
- a CDS encoding phospholipase has product MIFRKRCGMKARKEEKIGNAVRAGKEGSEPGKAEKAEKAPKGGKPTGSDTGMHSRTKEKILKGTVIGVLVIPLFFGWSTPAPKGTSYAGPPSGVSDIRLLCDLTYRKGQETIHEQRILEEQLSMIREAKEFIVADLFLYNDFYNTEAGSYPDSTRQMTEALIARKKEVKDLKLYLITDEINNSYRTDMNEQFQLLEENGITVIITDLAKVRDSNPLYSGYYRAYFRHFGQGKEGWLSNPFGDNGPEMNIRNYLRLLNFKANHRKVLITDQAAMVSSANPHDASSYHSNIAFQFRGAAAVSLLESEKAVASFSGTEISGIEYRYDPLDLRANTSVTVLTEDKIRDAILDSLKGTESGDEVMLGMFYLSHRDIIEELLAAAKRGVSVRVVLDPNKDAFGFEKSGIPNRQTAAELMEQSGGTIQVRWYLTQGEQYHAKILGICKGNETTLIGGSANYTRRNLDNYNMETDLMVQVAAEDPLAVEFQDYFDRIWYNRDGIYTGDYSEYEDNSLWKVLVYRFQEKTGLGTF; this is encoded by the coding sequence ATGATCTTTAGAAAGAGGTGTGGGATGAAAGCGCGAAAAGAAGAAAAAATAGGGAACGCAGTAAGAGCAGGTAAAGAAGGGAGCGAACCAGGAAAAGCAGAAAAAGCAGAAAAAGCACCGAAAGGCGGTAAGCCTACAGGAAGTGACACGGGAATGCACTCCAGGACAAAGGAAAAAATCCTGAAGGGTACGGTCATCGGAGTTTTGGTGATCCCTTTATTCTTTGGCTGGTCCACGCCGGCACCTAAGGGAACGTCTTATGCCGGGCCACCATCGGGGGTAAGCGATATCCGGCTGCTTTGTGATCTGACCTATAGAAAAGGGCAAGAGACGATCCATGAACAGCGGATTCTGGAAGAACAGCTAAGCATGATCCGGGAAGCCAAGGAATTCATCGTAGCAGATCTCTTTCTTTATAACGATTTTTACAATACGGAAGCGGGAAGTTATCCCGATTCCACCAGGCAGATGACTGAGGCTTTGATTGCCCGAAAAAAAGAAGTCAAGGACCTGAAGCTTTATCTGATCACTGATGAGATCAACAATAGCTACCGCACAGATATGAACGAGCAATTTCAGCTTCTGGAAGAGAACGGGATTACGGTTATCATCACGGACTTGGCCAAGGTTCGGGATTCCAATCCTCTTTACTCCGGGTATTACAGGGCCTACTTTCGCCATTTTGGACAGGGAAAAGAAGGTTGGCTGAGCAATCCCTTTGGTGACAACGGGCCGGAAATGAACATTAGAAATTATCTGAGGCTCTTGAATTTTAAGGCAAATCACAGGAAGGTTCTGATTACGGATCAAGCAGCGATGGTGAGCTCCGCCAATCCCCACGATGCAAGTTCCTATCACTCCAATATTGCGTTTCAATTTCGGGGCGCAGCGGCAGTTTCGCTTTTGGAATCGGAAAAGGCAGTGGCCTCCTTTTCAGGCACAGAAATCAGCGGTATTGAATACCGCTATGATCCATTGGATCTGAGAGCAAATACCAGCGTCACCGTATTAACAGAGGATAAAATCAGGGACGCGATCCTGGACTCCCTGAAAGGTACGGAGTCGGGAGATGAGGTCATGCTGGGAATGTTTTATCTTTCTCATAGAGATATTATTGAGGAGCTTCTTGCGGCGGCAAAAAGAGGCGTGTCCGTAAGGGTGGTACTAGACCCCAACAAAGACGCGTTCGGATTTGAAAAAAGCGGTATTCCAAATCGTCAGACTGCTGCTGAGCTGATGGAACAATCAGGCGGAACCATTCAGGTACGCTGGTATCTGACCCAGGGCGAGCAATACCATGCGAAAATCCTAGGCATCTGTAAGGGAAATGAGACAACTCTCATCGGCGGGTCAGCCAATTATACGAGAAGAAATCTGGATAATTACAACATGGAAACCGACCTGATGGTGCAGGTTGCGGCAGAGGACCCGCTGGCAGTAGAATTCCAGGATTATTTTGATCGAATCTGGTATAACCGGGATGGAATTTATACTGGTGACTACAGCGAGTATGAAGACAACAGCCTGTGGAAGGTACTTGTCTACCGATTCCAGGAGAAAACTGGGCTGGGTACGTTTTAA
- a CDS encoding BCCT family transporter, protein MKKMKPVAFWPPVVLFVAACIYNFADNDGFSYMINTANTWLMTNFAWAFCLGVLFMLGVVIFVMFSKFGNVRIGGRNAVPMLDNTRYFSITLTSIIAIGILFWATSEPLYHLTAPPESLHLTPGSPEAVVFSMSTLFIHWGFLPLAIYAVPSIMFAFAFYNMKHPYTLGATLTPIFGNRILGKWSQGIDAVCMYALIAGMSASLGTGVLSIAGGLKYLTGIQTGAFLWALVDIAVVATFVISSITGLFNGIKKLSEINFGVFIALALFVFVFGPTAFMLNLGVEAFANHLQTFFTKASFTGAAASDPWAGWWTIFYWCNWLAWAPISGMFLGRISYGHTVRKALTVLFVLPALFDIIWMTIFGGAAIHLELAGGKLSEALSAGPEFAVYEFLGHYPAAALTIPVFIFCMFLSYVTGSDAYTTTLGGMSTSGISPEDPEPSMWMKIFWGILIGLVTWVMITTAGVNGVKMLSNLGGGPALILELLICISLIKVAINPKKYDFYQQDYLEDGTPIKSITKKAAMSERAVSENPIEPEPPEK, encoded by the coding sequence ATGAAAAAAATGAAACCGGTTGCGTTCTGGCCTCCGGTTGTTCTGTTTGTAGCTGCCTGTATCTACAATTTTGCAGATAATGACGGATTTTCCTATATGATCAATACAGCCAACACCTGGCTTATGACGAATTTTGCATGGGCCTTCTGCCTTGGGGTCCTATTCATGCTCGGTGTTGTTATTTTTGTAATGTTCTCCAAATTCGGAAATGTTCGAATCGGAGGCCGAAACGCCGTACCCATGCTGGATAATACCAGGTACTTTTCCATCACCCTGACCAGCATTATTGCCATTGGAATTCTCTTTTGGGCAACCTCAGAGCCGCTGTACCATTTGACTGCTCCGCCTGAGTCTTTGCATCTGACACCGGGAAGCCCTGAAGCAGTTGTTTTTTCCATGTCCACGCTGTTTATTCACTGGGGTTTTCTTCCGCTGGCCATCTATGCGGTACCCTCCATCATGTTTGCATTTGCATTTTACAATATGAAACATCCTTATACCCTTGGTGCTACACTTACACCGATCTTTGGAAATCGGATTCTGGGAAAATGGTCTCAGGGAATCGACGCAGTCTGTATGTATGCCTTGATCGCGGGCATGTCCGCCTCCCTTGGAACTGGAGTACTCTCTATCGCAGGGGGACTGAAATATCTGACAGGCATTCAAACCGGCGCATTTCTTTGGGCTTTGGTGGATATCGCGGTCGTGGCGACCTTCGTAATTTCTTCCATTACAGGATTATTCAACGGGATCAAGAAGCTGTCAGAAATCAACTTTGGCGTTTTTATAGCTCTTGCACTATTTGTATTCGTATTTGGCCCCACGGCCTTTATGCTGAACCTGGGTGTGGAAGCCTTTGCAAATCACTTACAGACCTTCTTTACGAAGGCAAGCTTTACCGGCGCTGCAGCTAGCGATCCCTGGGCAGGCTGGTGGACGATCTTCTACTGGTGCAACTGGCTTGCGTGGGCCCCGATTTCCGGCATGTTCCTGGGGAGAATCTCATACGGGCATACGGTAAGAAAAGCACTGACCGTCTTATTTGTACTTCCCGCACTCTTTGATATTATCTGGATGACCATCTTCGGAGGTGCTGCCATTCATCTTGAACTTGCGGGAGGAAAACTCTCCGAGGCGTTGTCAGCCGGCCCGGAATTTGCTGTTTATGAATTTTTAGGTCATTATCCAGCAGCGGCTTTGACCATTCCCGTCTTCATCTTCTGTATGTTCCTTTCCTATGTTACGGGCTCCGATGCCTATACGACGACGCTGGGGGGAATGAGCACTTCAGGAATCTCGCCTGAGGACCCGGAGCCATCCATGTGGATGAAGATCTTCTGGGGGATTCTCATCGGCCTTGTGACCTGGGTCATGATTACGACTGCCGGGGTCAACGGCGTGAAAATGCTTTCCAATCTGGGCGGCGGCCCCGCGCTGATCCTGGAGCTTCTCATTTGCATTTCCCTAATCAAAGTAGCAATCAATCCTAAGAAATATGATTTCTATCAGCAGGATTATTTGGAAGATGGAACGCCCATCAAGTCCATTACGAAAAAGGCAGCAATGTCAGAACGTGCTGTGAGCGAAAACCCCATAGAACCTGAGCCTCCTGAAAAATAA
- a CDS encoding MFS transporter, protein MEKGINSKRKWIILAILAAAGGIIYELPYLRYTYYKPLIEGLGLTNAEFGASMSMYGIIAMIFYLPGGWLADRFSHRKLIAFSLVGTGLGGFYLSTWPSYMGTMILFGFWGITTILTFWATMLKAVSMLGDESEQGRLFSFCEGGRGIVTSVVALSTLALFNALGGLTENFSYILWVYSTVCVLVGVAAWFLMADNKPEQQVGANVLKDIIVILKMPITWILAVVIFSIYTTYTSSSYLTPYMTDVFGLSAVAAGVVATLRSHIFRPVAGGFAGAISKKVGSSIPVMQGVILVAVISLLVMLLAPVSNGLVFVISAVTVLIGFLIFMLRGLYFAPVGEVGTPVSLMGAAVGLISTIAFASDTFNFILLGNILDKNPGVAGYKYIFMYMIGLFVVAFIGLAVLSRVVKKVKAADLSK, encoded by the coding sequence ATGGAGAAAGGAATCAATTCAAAAAGAAAGTGGATCATTCTTGCGATCCTTGCCGCCGCAGGCGGTATCATCTATGAGCTGCCATATCTGAGGTATACATACTATAAGCCTCTGATTGAAGGGCTTGGACTTACCAATGCAGAGTTCGGCGCATCCATGAGCATGTACGGAATCATTGCCATGATCTTTTATCTTCCCGGTGGATGGCTGGCTGACAGATTCTCTCACAGAAAACTCATCGCATTCTCGCTGGTGGGAACCGGCCTCGGCGGTTTCTATCTATCAACATGGCCGTCCTACATGGGCACGATGATCCTATTTGGATTCTGGGGAATCACTACGATCCTGACCTTCTGGGCTACGATGCTTAAAGCAGTCAGCATGCTGGGTGATGAGTCCGAACAGGGCAGATTGTTCAGCTTCTGTGAAGGTGGAAGAGGTATTGTAACTTCCGTAGTTGCCTTATCGACACTGGCACTCTTCAACGCACTTGGTGGTCTGACAGAAAACTTCAGCTATATTCTCTGGGTTTATTCCACCGTCTGCGTCTTGGTGGGTGTTGCCGCCTGGTTCCTGATGGCGGATAATAAGCCGGAACAGCAGGTAGGTGCAAACGTTCTGAAAGACATCATTGTCATTTTGAAAATGCCCATTACCTGGATTCTTGCCGTCGTTATCTTTTCCATATATACTACATATACATCGTCCAGCTATCTGACGCCTTATATGACCGATGTGTTCGGCCTTTCAGCCGTTGCCGCAGGTGTTGTTGCAACGCTGAGAAGTCATATTTTCCGGCCTGTGGCAGGCGGATTCGCTGGAGCAATTTCGAAGAAAGTCGGTTCTTCCATTCCCGTAATGCAGGGAGTAATCTTGGTTGCCGTCATCAGTCTGCTGGTCATGCTTCTGGCACCAGTCAGCAATGGACTTGTATTCGTCATCTCCGCTGTGACCGTACTCATCGGCTTCCTGATCTTCATGCTGAGAGGGCTTTATTTTGCTCCTGTTGGTGAGGTTGGAACCCCGGTATCTTTAATGGGTGCGGCAGTAGGATTGATTTCCACCATCGCTTTTGCATCCGATACCTTCAACTTTATTCTTCTGGGAAACATCCTTGATAAGAACCCGGGAGTTGCCGGATATAAGTATATCTTTATGTATATGATCGGACTCTTTGTTGTTGCCTTCATCGGTCTGGCAGTGCTCAGCCGTGTGGTAAAAAAGGTGAAAGCCGCAGATCTTTCAAAATAA
- a CDS encoding sugar kinase, with amino-acid sequence MSDKYLIGIDSGSQSTKVYIFNQHGEVICSESEGLKPMIARKPGYVEHPEDDLWDCLKAVLKKLMASFQGNPADIVGLGLCSIRCCRVFVKEDGTLAAPVMSWMDIRAYETYEDQPEIRYTSPTSGYLTHRLTGEFRDTAANAYQGQFPVDMDTWQWSENPEHFNSYQIPKEKLMEIRMPGEILGYVTKQAAAETGLPVGIPVVATANDKAVEALGSGLIESDTGLVSLGTYITSMVFGSRNITDAANYWTNLSCIPHNYLYESGGIRRGMWLISWYKSIIGEEYAKKAKEEGCSVEDFLAREAEQVPAGSDGLLTIPDWLAPATQLYRKGVILGFDERHTRGHIYRSLLEGIAMTLKNSYDAMNEELGVKPDKIIVCGGGSNSDLYMQIFADMYGVKTIRNQINGAAALGSAICAAVAAGIYPDFKEAVQAMVKVKDEFTPNAANHETYSKIIAGAYRGLPEMLEGTLKTVYEAMK; translated from the coding sequence ATGAGCGATAAATATTTGATCGGAATCGACAGCGGTTCCCAGAGTACCAAGGTTTACATCTTCAACCAACACGGAGAAGTCATCTGTTCCGAGAGCGAAGGTCTGAAGCCCATGATCGCAAGAAAACCCGGCTACGTGGAGCATCCTGAAGACGATCTCTGGGACTGTTTGAAAGCAGTACTCAAAAAGTTGATGGCATCCTTCCAAGGAAATCCTGCAGATATTGTTGGGCTTGGGCTTTGCTCCATCCGCTGCTGCCGGGTCTTTGTAAAGGAAGACGGAACACTGGCCGCTCCTGTTATGAGCTGGATGGATATCAGGGCCTACGAAACTTATGAAGATCAGCCGGAAATCCGATATACCAGCCCCACTTCGGGCTACCTTACCCACCGGCTTACCGGAGAATTCCGGGATACGGCAGCAAATGCCTACCAGGGACAGTTCCCCGTGGATATGGATACCTGGCAGTGGTCTGAGAACCCGGAACATTTTAACAGCTATCAGATTCCCAAAGAAAAACTGATGGAAATCCGGATGCCCGGAGAGATTCTTGGCTATGTAACAAAGCAGGCAGCAGCCGAAACAGGTCTTCCCGTAGGGATTCCTGTGGTTGCCACCGCAAACGATAAAGCTGTAGAAGCTTTGGGTTCTGGCCTGATTGAATCCGATACGGGCCTTGTATCCCTTGGCACTTACATCACATCCATGGTGTTTGGCAGCAGGAATATCACCGATGCGGCAAATTACTGGACCAATCTTTCCTGCATCCCCCACAACTACCTTTATGAAAGCGGCGGTATCCGCCGGGGTATGTGGCTCATCTCCTGGTACAAGAGCATCATCGGAGAGGAATATGCAAAGAAAGCAAAGGAAGAAGGCTGCTCCGTAGAGGATTTTCTTGCAAGAGAAGCGGAACAGGTGCCTGCCGGTTCCGATGGTTTGCTTACCATACCCGACTGGCTGGCTCCGGCCACGCAGCTATACCGAAAAGGCGTCATTCTGGGCTTTGACGAGCGACACACCAGAGGACATATCTACCGCTCCCTGCTGGAGGGGATTGCTATGACCCTGAAAAACAGCTACGACGCAATGAACGAGGAGCTGGGTGTGAAGCCTGACAAAATCATTGTCTGCGGCGGGGGTTCCAACAGCGACCTTTACATGCAGATCTTTGCTGACATGTACGGTGTCAAAACCATCAGAAATCAAATCAACGGTGCTGCGGCTTTGGGCTCTGCAATCTGTGCGGCCGTTGCGGCAGGCATTTACCCTGATTTCAAGGAAGCAGTCCAGGCAATGGTAAAAGTCAAAGATGAATTTACCCCCAATGCGGCAAACCATGAAACGTACAGCAAAATTATCGCAGGGGCTTACCGCGGTCTGCCGGAAATGCTGGAAGGTACATTAAAAACAGTTTATGAAGCGATGAAATAA
- a CDS encoding SDR family oxidoreductase, with protein MNIMDFNMDFFSLKGKNAIVTGGNSGLGQAFSVALAKGGANIMAVSIMEDDGETKDWVTSCGVEYKYVMADITEEGECKRVVDDCVNTWGSIDILVNCAGICINIEDVTKFTRKEWDKMVSVNLTAAFEMIHESCKYMIPQQSGKIINIASLFAFLGGQWSPAYAATKHGIVGLTKSMCDELAQFNIQVNAIAPGYFATKLTEKTRSDAKRNGEILAHIPANRWGWLADLMGTCVFLSSHAADYVNGHTLTVDGGYLMR; from the coding sequence ATGAACATTATGGATTTCAACATGGATTTCTTTTCACTAAAAGGGAAAAACGCCATCGTCACGGGAGGCAACAGCGGGCTCGGTCAGGCATTTTCCGTGGCACTGGCAAAGGGCGGTGCCAATATCATGGCAGTCAGCATCATGGAGGATGACGGCGAAACAAAGGATTGGGTCACCTCCTGCGGCGTAGAGTACAAATACGTCATGGCGGATATCACAGAAGAGGGCGAATGCAAACGCGTGGTTGACGACTGCGTCAATACCTGGGGCAGCATTGATATCCTTGTAAATTGCGCTGGAATCTGCATCAACATCGAAGATGTTACCAAATTCACGAGAAAAGAGTGGGATAAGATGGTGTCGGTCAATTTGACGGCTGCCTTTGAAATGATCCACGAATCCTGCAAATATATGATTCCTCAGCAGAGCGGAAAGATCATCAACATCGCTTCCCTCTTTGCATTCCTTGGCGGCCAGTGGTCTCCCGCATACGCAGCCACAAAGCATGGGATTGTCGGTCTGACAAAGTCCATGTGCGATGAGCTTGCACAATTTAATATTCAGGTCAATGCAATTGCTCCCGGATATTTTGCCACCAAGCTTACGGAAAAAACAAGAAGCGATGCGAAAAGAAACGGAGAAATCCTTGCTCATATTCCTGCAAATCGCTGGGGCTGGCTTGCAGACCTCATGGGAACCTGCGTCTTCCTTTCCAGCCATGCAGCTGACTATGTAAACGGACACACTCTGACTGTGGACGGCGGCTATTTGATGAGATAA
- a CDS encoding electron transfer flavoprotein subunit alpha/FixB family protein, giving the protein MKKVLIYYEQKQHKNSIELLAVARLIYGGTSADEEHTEAYETYGVSLEPTGSEANGLFDFLIQICGDSAQRERRALAPCQEHDQDNSPGCDALYMTSILAELQQEYQFDCILFPATHMGRMLAPRLAMRLQTGLVADVTDIRYKDGIMEIVRPAFSGKLMAGILSRTAPLMMSVRQNVFSYDPGRLTETRLISYTPKTASSEGLRLLKVREKEASKDIRDSDILISGGGGVMRDFKKLSDLAGELDALVSASRKTVDHGIAPRSIQVGQSGKTVSPKLYLALGINGSIQHIEGLKNVEYMIAVNTNKNAPICSISDIVVEGDAKEFINKLTEKIRKEKSKEARNEFAFQK; this is encoded by the coding sequence ATGAAGAAGGTTCTTATATACTACGAGCAAAAACAGCATAAAAACTCCATAGAGCTTCTTGCGGTTGCGCGGCTGATTTACGGAGGCACGAGTGCCGATGAGGAGCACACAGAAGCTTATGAAACCTACGGAGTTTCTCTTGAGCCAACCGGATCGGAAGCAAACGGTCTGTTTGATTTCTTGATCCAGATCTGCGGCGATTCAGCACAGCGCGAGAGGAGAGCTTTGGCCCCTTGCCAGGAGCATGACCAAGACAATTCCCCTGGGTGCGATGCGCTCTATATGACTTCTATCCTGGCGGAGCTGCAGCAGGAATATCAGTTTGACTGCATCCTCTTCCCCGCAACCCACATGGGCAGAATGCTGGCACCCAGGCTGGCTATGCGTCTTCAGACCGGCTTGGTGGCAGACGTCACAGATATTAGATATAAGGACGGGATCATGGAGATTGTCCGCCCTGCGTTCAGCGGAAAGCTTATGGCCGGAATCCTAAGCCGAACTGCTCCGCTGATGATGAGTGTACGCCAGAACGTATTCTCCTACGATCCCGGCAGGCTGACAGAAACACGGCTTATCAGCTATACGCCTAAAACCGCCAGCAGCGAAGGACTCCGACTGCTGAAAGTCCGGGAAAAGGAAGCCAGCAAGGATATTCGGGACAGCGATATTCTGATTTCCGGCGGCGGCGGTGTGATGAGGGATTTTAAAAAGCTTTCTGACCTGGCGGGCGAGCTGGACGCCCTGGTCTCAGCCAGCCGAAAAACCGTAGATCACGGGATTGCACCAAGAAGCATCCAGGTCGGCCAATCCGGCAAGACGGTAAGCCCCAAGCTCTATCTGGCACTGGGGATCAACGGCTCGATTCAGCACATTGAGGGACTGAAAAATGTGGAATACATGATTGCTGTCAATACCAATAAGAACGCCCCCATTTGCAGTATCTCCGACATCGTCGTAGAAGGAGACGCAAAGGAGTTTATCAATAAGCTTACAGAAAAGATCCGAAAGGAAAAAAGTAAGGAAGCGCGGAATGAATTCGCGTTTCAGAAATAA
- a CDS encoding electron transfer flavoprotein subunit beta/FixA family protein, translating into MKIICLIKYIPDVENFKYDYERNVLVRENVRMILNPDDACTVAFALKRKDQYPDTVIEVVTMAPQSIIPQLEDLLRLGVDHASLISDKAFVGSDTYVTSRILGRYLREASFDCILTGTHTLDGDTAHVPSQVAELLSLSQMSNVVEIDEAAFCRERAIVEAEEELTFGTYEIALPAVISLRKDRKYKLPYIRYEELSRDVKDRIQIIDNDVLGFAQEEVGIIGSLTQISSTFVKSMEKKKRIIVRNDDEGIDLVYSFLKERGFV; encoded by the coding sequence ATGAAAATCATTTGCTTAATCAAATATATCCCGGATGTTGAAAATTTCAAATATGATTATGAGCGGAATGTGCTGGTTCGGGAAAATGTCAGAATGATTCTAAACCCCGATGATGCCTGTACCGTGGCCTTTGCGCTGAAGAGAAAGGATCAGTATCCCGATACTGTGATTGAAGTGGTGACCATGGCACCCCAAAGCATTATCCCTCAGCTTGAGGACCTGCTGCGTCTGGGTGTAGATCATGCATCGCTGATTTCGGATAAAGCTTTCGTGGGCAGCGATACCTATGTCACCAGCAGGATTCTGGGACGCTATTTAAGGGAAGCAAGCTTCGACTGTATCCTGACAGGAACCCATACTCTGGATGGGGATACCGCTCATGTACCCTCTCAAGTTGCAGAGCTCCTGAGTCTTTCTCAGATGTCCAATGTGGTGGAAATCGACGAAGCCGCATTCTGCCGGGAAAGGGCTATCGTAGAGGCAGAGGAAGAGCTTACTTTCGGAACATATGAAATCGCTCTTCCGGCAGTCATCAGCCTACGGAAGGATCGAAAGTATAAACTGCCCTATATTAGATACGAAGAGCTTAGCCGCGATGTAAAAGACCGGATCCAAATCATTGATAACGATGTATTGGGCTTTGCCCAGGAAGAAGTCGGCATCATCGGTTCTCTGACACAGATTTCCAGCACCTTTGTCAAATCCATGGAAAAAAAGAAGCGGATCATTGTAAGGAATGATGATGAGGGAATCGACCTGGTCTATTCCTTTTTAAAGGAAAGAGGCTTTGTTTGA